The Elaeis guineensis isolate ETL-2024a chromosome 14, EG11, whole genome shotgun sequence genomic sequence TAGTATGAGACAGCGTATCGAGTGTCGGTATAGTATGGTACAGTATGCTCCATATCGGTACAATATGCATGCTTCATATTGGATGGTACAAGACAGTATGGCGGACCATGCCGTGGATAGTAACCACACATAATAAGGGTATTTTGGGGAGTCTAAAAGTCTCATTAGTGTTTCATTTTCTTTAAATATAGTAGGAAATTTCATAAGCAGATTTTATGCAGAAGCTGCATGAAATTTCAGGTTTTCTTTTTTCCTACACCGTGATGTTGTAAACAGAGCATGAAGCTTGTAATCCTAGGGGTCATTCCTAAGTCCCACGGTTGGTCCAATTCTATCTTGTGCCTTTCCTTTACCCTTTTCTTCTTACTTGTTATTTGTTCAAGTCCTGACCAATCTTTCATTTAACCACTCTTGACCAAGAAAATAGTCCTAATTCTATAGATCTTTCACCTCATATAAGTATCTGATTTTTCATGGACAATTCCAGAAAGTGCTTCATTTTGACTGTTCCATTGAATTAATCCTTGCAAACCCGATCTAAGCCCTAGCATCCTAAACCCCATATTGGATAATAGTCATTAtttatccatttttttctttccaaaacatTAATTTTTTAGTTCACTTGCATTGAAAACTCAGGTCTAAACCTGAAATTGGAACAAGTCTGTATATCAGCCCAAGCATCCTGAAAACCTATCAACTTGAACTAATGCATTTCCCCTCAGTTATCATACATtagtttggtatcagagcttaggttaccAACCAACATACACTGTTCGAGGACAATCTTGATATCAAAGCGATATGAATCTTTTTACACTAGAATAATGGGATGACTAGTACATTAACATACATTATAAACTTGATCCAGTTTTGAAATCTCCACAAGCCTTTGATCAATGTTATTCCAGAAAAATTGTGAGTAGATGGATCACAAAATTTCCTAGTTAGGAGACCTGTAGTTCTACATCATTGGCAAAGCATCAGAACCCCCAACAGCCCCAGGACATACAAGGCAAAGTATCACATCAAGGACATCTCGAGGACTTCATCAAGCATGCGAAGAAGAAATGAAGGCGTTCGATAAGTTTTGTCAATATGGAAGTCAAAGTAAGGATATATAGGGCGTATCATGATTCAAGAAGTGATAGAAGAGCCAAAAATGGGAGATGATTTCTACCATCTGAAAAAATCAGGATGAATTTGTGATCGAGacagccaaagaaggatgttcacAAGATTCTGAAATTATCACTGAAGATTAAGAAGCCGCAGCTGACACATCATTGAACTCAttgaaatcaatgaaaatttTGCTTAAGGATAGATTTGCGAAAGTTATGATGATCATAAAGTTGTTTATATTAAATCTCAagaatatagacttcttcctttcATGTCTGTCTGTTTTGGTGGAAGACTGCTTGGGCCAACTCcctagaaaaaaattattgaactCTAGAGGTTGTCCGGATTATGTTGAGGATGTTCCACATGTTCTGTTCCATTCAAATTTGCATCTCAAGTTTGGGAGCTTATTTCTTCAGCTTGTAATCTTGTTATTCCACATCACTCTTTACAATGATTGTTGCATACCGTATCTGGAGGAATGGCAGAACAAACTCATTCAGCAATATGTTACTCAGGTAAGCCCTTGTGGGGTACTTGTAATAAGTGACTCTTGAGAAGAGTTTCCCACCTCCCATTGCTATAGTAAATCAAGCAATTTACCTTCCTGATGAGTTCAACCAAAAAAATAAACCAGATGGAGTTGGATTACTCGATAGTTTGGTACTCTAGGGTGGCCTCTGCTCTttgagcccttcttcttcttgtccTTGCATATCTTGGCAACAAGTTACTGCAAGGATTCCAAGACCAGTTCCAATGGCATGCTGTGAGGTGAACATTATAAGGTGGGTGCTGATTTTATTCTTCAATTTGAGATTATCAAGGTCGGGCATACATTCTGGCTGCCGATTCCTTTTGGCTTAATCAATCCCATTTGTTGAGTTATATGCTGCTTAGAAGGGGTTAAAGCAAGCCCATGTCAAGTTCAGCTACATAGATTTGGCTTTAGGGTGACTCAAGCATGGCAATCACCTGGACCTAAAACCTCACAACTGTGGCTCATGTTATCTCCATCTCCTCTTGGATGTTCATGGTCCACTGCTCATAATCTGGCTTGGTTCTGAGAAGTATCCAATGGCTTGGTTGCAGGTTGGGTTATTGATATCTCGGACACAATGGATTGAATGGATTCTTGTCCTTTGTGATGTTCCAATGAATGCAAAATCTACCAACATGCAATTAGCTTCAGCTGATTTGTCACTACTAATTTGTTTCAGCAGTGAGACATGAACTCATttactttttgtcttcaagaagatCACAAGATGCCCAGAGTCcaagatttgaatttttttttccagaCCTATGGTGGGCATCCATCAGTTATCATTCAAACATGTAAACAATTAAAGCAGCTTAAGCTttgactgaaaaaaaaaaaaaaaactcaaggcAAGTTACCACACAGCAAAAGTGACAAGAAAGATCCAGAATCATTTCATGATGCATCAAACAGCTGCAACTTAGGAATTGTTATGGTGTAAGAGGGAGCGCATCATTAATCCCACATTGGTTATGAGTCGAGGAAGACTCTGGCTTatatgggataggaccttctctTCCCTGTGAAGCgccttttaaagggcaaaactaTGAGGCCCCGTGCCATAGAGGCCAGAGGACAAAGGAGACAATATCTCATATATGTGGGAGCAGAGACCGACCCATCTGAGCCACGAGCTAACAGGAACTTATATAGTTTTAGTTGACAAtttgctatattctccttttaCTTTTGGTTATTTTCAGTTTTGAGTGTGTTATTTTGAATTGACTGATTAAAATACCTCAGATATTGTCACCTTAATGGATCTAGTTATGCCACAATACTATACATGCCTCATTAGGGCTTTTAACGGAgtctaagaaactcattagtttcttttttccttttagaCGTGGGAGTTTTGTAATCAAATTTTAGACAAGATGAATAAAATTAATACTCTATAGCATCTAATATGCTGTTAACTATAACTTTTGTGTTTCTACGTCAATAACTATGGCTACAAACAAGTCAGGTTGGCTCGCCAATTAGCACATCCAAAAAATTGAATCCAAGCCTAATCTATTTTTCCACCTAGGTTGGATCAAATCAGGTttagttatattattatatccGGCCTTTTGGTCAAATTAGATCAAGAATAGTTCCAATAAAAAACACAGCATAAACTGATTACAGAATTAAGACATTAACAAATTatgcaagaaaataataattCAACATACAATCAAGGTTTTATGTCCCGGCAAGATAGGGGGTGCCCCAGCCATCCCATCTCGTTTCTTTGAGAAAATGGGACCAGCACAGACTCAAAACACTGAAGCCCATCCAcgtagggagagaagaagaaagagaaaagaagagaagaaagaaaagatgaagaaaggaaaaaaaagaaaagaaagaagaagaaaaatgcaaaaaagaaaggaagaaaaaaaatagaaaaagaaggtacagaaaaagaaagaaaagaaggaagaaagaaagaaaaaaagaaaggaaagaagaggaaaaagatgGAGAATATCCACCGAGATGCATGATCAAGAATGCAGTCGAAATAGGACGGGACAGCGGGGCATCCCGTTTCATGAACAAACCAGAACACCTTTGTCccataggatttaaaaccttgcataCAATATTACCAACAATCCATTCcacatgatatttgattgaccCCCACAAATAAATTATAATCAACAATGCAAATTGATTATTGGTGACTAACTATAATAAAGTTTCTACTAAAAGCAAAATATTTCCTTAAACTCAAAGAGGGTTGTGAAATATATAGGCTAGTACCTTCTGGTTCAGATTGGGGTACCTAATGATTCAAATTTAAACCATTTTCAAAATGGGCCGTACTTTTCAGTCCAAACCTAATCCAAAAAACATGGGTTATTTTTGGAATAGTTCCAGATTTAAGCCAGTGATGCAGGCCCATACAGTGTGGCCAACAAAGGAAAAGGAAGAcccaagaaaaagattaaagagaAAACAAACGAAGAAACCACATTGCTCTTGATAAGAAAAGCAGGACAGAAAGGTATTCTTGGCAGTTATCCAACTTTAAAGATTAAGAAATATTTCTGGTATAGGTTGTCTTTCAAGTAGGGGTGCTAGATAAAGGAATCTAGagttgatttgataatttattatCGTCATTAGTTGACTTATCAACAAATCTCAAGTATCTTGGGCTGATTAATGCAGAATCCTCAACAATACACTGCAGATCTGGCAACAATATAATCATAGACGGCAACGAAAGAATGGAACtaaagaagatagagaagaaagagattagacagagagagagagagaggcatggacCGGGCCAAGACTTTTTCTTCTAGCAAAGTAGCTCTGTAAAACTCCAAAGTTCATTGCTTTGCATAGAACATTATCTGTAGAGACCAACACACCTAGAAAACATTGTTTCCTACCCAAGAAAGGGTTCACTATTTACCTACTATCACCGTACAAGTCCCTCCATATAGTATAACACCAAAAGACTCATAATCAGTCTAAAATTCTGCTACATCCAAAACCTCCAAACAAAcactacataaaaataaataaaagataccaTTAGTCAGGACTCCTAAAATCTCTCAAGGACTTTCAgagcaaattctatctttttccgCACAAAATCTTGGCCATTCGCTGCATTTGACACTTCAATATGATCCTCTCATGCTCCTAGCAGTTGAATGAGGACCCAAAATACTTTGATGGTTTGCTGACCTCATGATTTGAACCCTCCATTAGTATGAACAGCCATCTGACTATCTGAGTGCTTTCAATGCTGATTCTTGTGGCCATTGTGTCCTCCCTGGCATGCAACAAGTGATCTTTACCCTATCACATCACAGGTCAATCCAATCCGCTTGCAGCTCATTCCAGTAACAAGTTTTCACTAACTATTTTTTCTGTTTTCCTTGGACACTCTAGTCCAGCAAGAATTTTTATCAGATATGCATTGAATTGATCTATGCATCAAACGTCTAAAACATGGTATTCCGTACCGGTCCGAACCAGCCAATACATCTTGTATCGTACCGTACCGGCAAAGAACTGGTTCGGTTATAGCCGGTACTGTCTGACACCGCATAGTTTGGTCCGGTACAGTACGGTCCGGCACCGGTTCGGTCCGATAcagtttgattttctttttttttttttttggccattggatgggattttttttttattttttttattgttggtACAGACCAGTATGGTACCGCACCGTACCAACCGGCTACCAACACGGGGTCCGGTACCGGTATTTAAAACCTTGGTCTAGATACTTTAAAATTTTCCTATGTTTTGGCTTCTACAAACTGCTAGAGAGTTGGACTCATGCAACAATGAATTCAAACAGTGATAATATGGTTAGTAAGATTTTGTTCTCCCAGAGATTGGTTAAGAATCTCGGTattaaaaatttcttaaaaaGTGTCATTTCTTTTCCTTATATCCTTATGCTTATTGGAGGGTCTAGATGTGAAACATTTGAAAAACCCAAGCAAGTAATGTATAAAATGTTCAatcttttctttataaaattttcaagatatgtataaattattattttgtttTATGTGATCTTGCATCTCTTCTTCGTCATGTCAAGACAAATATGTGGCACTTGTCCAAATCTAGTTCTCACATCCGAGCCCATGTAATGCAGATTATTTGAAACTAGTCAACTGCGAACATACTTATTTTCCTTGCCAAAGTAGCTTCCCTGCAAACATGCATTGGTGATCAAGTTTTATCTTATAATCATTAGCACTTCTATAAATTTGGTCAAAGACAGACATGTATTTTGTAAATAAACATAAACATGGCACAAAGTGTCTACGGAATTCACAATATCAGAAAGTgttaagagcattcaagaggcaaAATTTACTATACAGAAGCAAGCTATATGCCATGTTGATGAATTCAGGTTTATTACCAACACTTCCTCATACAAGGAAACTGTCAACATGTGACATTCATAGGGATCCCAAATTTGCAAGAGTGATTTTTGAGAATGTCAGAGGTTTGAAGCTCCAACATTCGCAGCAATATAAACTACATAAATATAGAATTCTTTATATGTTCAAAATGGCCATCATATGCATGCTAAGTCCTCACTCCTTTAGATTGGTGCTACCACAGAAAGTAAATGACAAATGAAAAACATAGTGAAGCATGATGAATTCTTGAAAGAAGTCCTGCATATTGCTCCTTAACTTTTGTGAATTTTACATCTATCTTACAGGAAAATAAATAGAAAACTCGAGCTAAAGTGATTGTGTGGTGCATACCAGGAAGAAATGCAAGTATGCCAAGCACCATAAGACCATATGCCTGGGATCGTTCGCCCTGCATGTGGCCCGTGAGGATGAAGAATGACAAGAAGAGAAGAACTGATCCTATAGCAAGAAGGAAAAGTGCGAGGGCGATCGACTTCCTTGGAACTCTATCAAGAGCTTTAGGGTTGTAGGCAAATCGGAGGTCTTCTTCTCTGACCATTCCACTGTCATCATCCCCTTCGTCCCCGGCAAGAGGAGTATATCTAACATGCCGTCGTGACGTCATTTCTGTCGGCCCCCAGAAGGGCTTCGATATGCAGCTGTAACTGGAAAAAGCAATCCCTCAGCAAAAATTGAATCTCAAAAACAAGGCCTCCAAATTCAACGCAAAGAATCTAACGCATTACAGTAGAATCTAACTTGAGACCATCAGCGTTCGTTAGGAGTTAGACAACCTTAGTGAAGATGAGACCTCTCTCCCTCGCGTTTATGGCCCCAAACTCAACCCAAATCTCAAACCAAGGCAGAGCTGTGACCCTGAGATCTTTTAATGGTTCAATTATCTGCACGGAAAAAGGAAAAGTGTAGTATCGAAATTACTCAGGATTTGCCGGTCTCGCAAAAGGATGGATCGGAGAACCAGGGAAGAATCGCTCACCCGATGAACTAAGAGCTCGTGAAGATCGTCGACAAAGAGGGACAGATCTACTGGCTTCTTCTTTTGATACGTTTCAGTGCTGGATTCTTGACTAGCGTTTGCTCTGACTCGGAAGAAGGGATAGAtcaatctatctatataataatactaCTCGAAGAACCgcactttcaaaaatattttttttaaaatctaattaaattaatatatatatatatatatataaaataatatttatttaaatttttaagattaccCTATATTATCAACTgtctatataaatagattttaattataaaaatataataatattatatattaataataaaatttaatgtgAAGAGATATTTTTTTCAGGTGGTATAACAAAACTTGTTTGAGAAGCTGAATTACTATATTCAAATACTCCTTTAcagaatattattatatatatatatatatatgattagtaAAGTGACACAGGGATATTAGAAGTTGCATTCCAAGTTGATATATAAGATTATCAGATAATCTCTCATAAGATCacgtatcaaattttatttttttatttttttatattttttaaataaaaaataacaatacAAATCAATCTATATAgtaatagtttctatataataatctatataataatagtaaagtaatATTATGAGTAACATTTCAACGGataagattataagataatctccTACAATGCCacgtatcaaattttattttttatttttttatattttttaaataaaaaataacaatatAAATCTgtgtatataataatagtaaaacaaTATACGGGTATTAAGAGTAGCATTCCGtgttgacacgtaagattataggataatctcccacAATGTCacatgtcaaaaaaaaattttactttttatatcttttaaataataaataaaatataaaattatggtaAAAAAATCTATCTCTCTATCTACATCTATATAATATAAgtaaaataataaatagatattATGGGTGAAATCCTATGTTGACACGTAGGATTATGGAATAATATCCCAGTGCACCATGTGTCGAGTCTTGATTTTTTTGGATAGCAtgctttttctctctatttttcatgtcgAACCCCTCGCGAGCCTTTACAGATCTCTAATGCTAAATCCATCCCTAGCTTTTTATTCCACCTCTCCTCTCCAATCCTCGATCAAACTTGCCTTCCCAGCTTCAAAACGACTACGCTAACGCGCAATGCTTCAAATCCCTCTCTATATAAtaattattgggtataaaatacccacagccgaagtcctcagcagaatctgcgcaaatagactccgtccagactcctacgggagccgggctccatcctcaacatcaactgccggtaagccttgtccggactcctacgggagccggacttcgcctttaactttaattgcaggaagactccgcccggactcctacgggagccgggcttcgtcctcgactccaacggctgcagacagacttcgtccggactcctacgggagccggactccgccaacaacttcaaccgcaaatagactccacccggactcctacgggagccgggctccgtcctcaacatcagctgccggtaagccttgtccgggctcctacgggagccggacttcgtctttaactttaattgtaggaagactccgcccggactcctacgggagccgggcttcgtcctcgactccaacggctgcagacagacttcgtccggactcctacgggagccggactccgccaacaaatcTCAACCGcaaaaagactccgtccggactcctacgggagccgggctccgtcctcaacatcagctgccggtaagccttgtccggactcctacgggagccggacttctcctttaactttaattgcaggaagactccgcccggactcctacgggagccgggcttcgtcctcgactccaacggctgcagacagacttcgtccggactcctacgggagccggactccgccaaccacttcaaccgcaaatagactccgcccggactcctacgggagccgggctccgtcctcaacgtcggctgccggtaagccttgtccggactcctacgggagccggacttcgcctttaactttaattgcaggaagactccgtccggactcctacgggagccaggcttcgtcctcgactccaacggctgcagacagacttcgtccggactcctacgggagccgaactccgccaacaacttcaaccgcaaatagactccgcccggactcctacgggagccgggctccgtcctcaacatcagctgccagtaagccttgtccggactcctacgggagtcggacttcgcctttaacttttattgcaggaagactccgtccggactcctacgggagccgggcttcgtcctcgactccaacggctgcagacagacttcgtccggactcctacgggagccggactccgccaacaaaccTCAACCGcaaaaagactccgcccggactcctacgggagccgggctccatcctcaacatcagctgccggtaagccttgtccggactcctacgggagccggacttcgcctttaactttaattgtagaaagactccgcccggactcctacgggagccagacttcgtcctcgactccaacggctgcagacagacttcgtccggactcctacgggagccggactccgccaacaaatcTTAACCGcaaaaagactccgcccggactcctacgggagccgggatccgtcctcaacatcagctgccggtaagccttgtccggactcctacgggagccggacttcgcctttaactttaattgcaggaagactccgcccggactcctacgggagtcgggcttcacctttaactttaactgcaagtagacttcgtccggactcctacggaagccagactccgtcttctattccgactgcgggaagacctcgcccaaactcctacggataccggacctcgctaccaactccaaccgaacttcgaccgacaagtctggaccccatggcaggccacagtaacggacaacactgctccactccctgcggcggaccctacgcagctccatcactccctggcaggccacaataatggccacgatcctgctccactccctacgacgggtctcgcgcagctccactactccctggcaggccacaataacggccacgatcctgctccacttcctgcgacggataccgcacgattctcccatccactggcaaatcgcgacaacagacgccgctccactccccgcggcagactccacgtggcacaccccgatgatagccacgggtccactccactacacttcgcagtaaactctgcctgaccctgggcagc encodes the following:
- the LOC105061349 gene encoding uncharacterized protein isoform X2, with amino-acid sequence MTSRRHVRYTPLAGDEGDDDSGMVREEDLRFAYNPKALDRVPRKSIALALFLLAIGSVLLFLSFFILTGHMQGERSQAYGLMVLGILAFLPDWQIYHEESISCSPTFA
- the LOC105061349 gene encoding uncharacterized protein isoform X1; protein product: MTSRRHVRYTPLAGDEGDDDSGMVREEDLRFAYNPKALDRVPRKSIALALFLLAIGSVLLFLSFFILTGHMQGERSQAYGLMVLGILAFLPGFYETRIAYYSWRGAPGYRFASIPDK